The segment ttttgcaaacttcaaaatagagtgtctttttggagatgctcttaggaaCGTGCTCCAATTCTCGATGTACTTATCTACTCCCAAAGCGATGCCAATGAAAAGTGAATCATAATTTTTTCGGAAAGCAAAAAATTTATGAGCTTCAGAACCACTCTGACCCTGGAGATTCCTAAGAATATTTGGACGGCTAGAGATGAActcttcttttcaaaaaaaaaaaaacttcacattttttttatagtagTAACATTTTAGAGTATCTCCAAAAGACAttctataatttcaaatatgaagttttttgaggagtgaaactctatatttgaagtttcacaactcaaaacttcaaatttgaagtttcatatatttatttgcaTTCGGGTCCCTATAATCACACATCAcctttatgattcataaatattttcttgtttattgttttaatcctttaaaaaaaaatatttcgtaaatattttaaatttttttttacagattttaaattttacacataaaattaaataaaactttaaaataatatttaaaatattttaagctagatttagacaacattaatatacaaaaaaaacttaacaaaaatatttttaaaattacatgaagacataactattacacaaatttagatattacaacaatattaatagTCAGGTAAGTTTGATTCAGaaccttcaaattttcaaatattgtccaattgtttttgtgtaactgaagatgattgttattgttgttgttgtttttgatgtcttttttgtacaattctttcttgttcatatcgaatatattcacgagtattaatatcatcgaaaaaattagtttttagcaatattttatgtttttcttttactttcttgttctgatctaatttattttaaagtatCAATATTACCCGATTTCAACAACTTTTAActcgtaatctacaaagtaaaaatgaggagagccatttttacttcaaaattcactaatagatcatatatgcattacgaaaatcattttatgaaataatatgctattttgtttgaagtttaatattaattaagttacttttatttaaattttatatttaataaaatattttattaattaatattgttataatatgtttatatatgtgatagttatttacaaaagttttatgtatttaaattagttatgacaaatataagggtcatattataaaatataaatagttttaaagttgagtttgaagttttgcttttggagaaaaatacctttaaatttcaaatatagagttttggaaacttcgaaatagagttttttttggaGACGCTTTTAGTCcgagttttaatattttgtttgagCTTCCGTAGAATTTGTGCATGCATGGGTAAGAATAAATAGAAAATAGCATTTTGTATGTTTATGTAGTTTGTGACTTTGACTACAGTTTTCAGTTGTTTAAAAAAACTAGGATACGATATTTCAGTTTCTAGAATCTCAatgattataattttttctGTCGCAATTGAGTTTgatatagatatattatatatttttgacttTTTATTGAACTAAAATACAATCAAAGTGGTTATTAAGGTTTTATGAACTGAAAATTGGGGTTTGGGTTTCAAATATGAAACTTAGTCTTCTGCTGTGTTAAATCGATAGTGGTTGCATCATTGCATTGAGAGGATTACGCATAATAAAGAGTTACGCATAATAAAGAAGGTCatagaagctatgaagaagcaagcACTTGGTTTTCTAAGTGGAAAAGCTGGAGCAGACTAGCTTTGCCTTTGGTTAACATGTACCAGTGCCGAGCCGTGATGACTTTTGCTTGTCTTTTGGACTAGCTGCAGAACCGAGGACAGGATCTCGTCTGAGTAGTCTATTGCTGTTTGCTGCTGTCAGAACCATCATACCAAGGAAGATCAAAACGGAGATAGATGAGAAGATAAGCATCATTCCAGAAGCGACCTGATCTTTCACATCTTGCGCATACTGAACTGAGTCTAATGCAAGAAAAGTGATGGGGAACGAGTAAGCCCACCATGCAACATTGAATCTTTTCATTGCCTTCTTGAAAAGATTTGGCCTACAAACCTGataatgtaaataaataaattaattaattaaatgtcttgtcatgttttgattttatttttcttgctgTGTTGCGTACACTTACCAGGGACATGAAGATGAAGAGCGAAAGAAAGAACAACATCTTTGCTAGAGGATCAAAGGTTCCACAAATGGAGTTCCAAGCTAGACTTCCCATGGCTGGTGCAgcaaagaacaagaagaaaactGGCCTCAGCTTGGTTGGGAAGTTCTTACCTCCCGGTAGACGTTGATAAAGTGTAACAAAGATAACCAAATAGTGAACCATCCCGAGCGAGAACAAGCATAGAGCACACTCCATCCAACCTATCTCTGCTGCTCCCCGTGCAGCCACTAGGTTTGCAATTACTGATACTTGGCTTGCCGGGTTTGCCATCATCGACAGGAACCTTTTCTCTGTTGTGAACCACTGGCCATAAAGCTTTGTGTCGAGGGCCAAGACGGGAAGAGCAAACACGGAGAATAATGTCTGATACAGAACGCTTTGTGGTTCCATCACTGGAGCTGACTGAAGCAAGATAAGCCATGAGATGGATGGAGCGTAAAGATAGTTTACTCCAATATAATGTGAGAACTCTTCTTTCACCaagtcaaagaagaagaaacacttCAACGCGTACAAAACACAGAGTGACAGTTGCGTTGCAAGTGCTAGGTACCACAGGAGATGGAACGCCATAGACGGGAGACTGCTTTGCAAGTGAGACATGCTTAGTGAATGAGGTGCGATCATTATCTTCCATAGCAGAGCCTGGCTGCAGAGAGAGAGGCTTATTCTGAAATAGCCTGCATGGAGACTACTCAATACAGACATCAGAACAATGGGTTTGGCATGAGGGAGGTCAGTGTTTCTCTCTTTAGTGGTCGATAGTGAATCATTAATTTTGATGTGAACTTCTTGCCTAGGAATTTCCAAGCTTTCCATCTTGGTATGTGGATGTAATAGAAGTAATGGCTTGTTTTGGGGTTGTGTTGTTCTAACCTTAGGATAGAGCTCATATATGTAGGCAGGGAAGGTAATGTAGGTTAACTAGTACAACACACGTGATTTAGGGGGAGTTAGTTAGTGCTGGACAAGGATGTTTACTTAAAAGATAATGGAATCCTCATAAGGATGCAAATTTTGGTAAATTTTGGTAAGTTCAGTAACTTGTACAGTACATCTCAACATTTCTTGTTTAGGTTTCatgaataaaaaaagttattccaattaatcttttatatttattccTGCTTTACCTAACTGGTACCATTATAAGAACAGGATTATTAGGTTTTCTTATCATAGGATGTTACCACTAGCTTTAAAGGACTGATGCCAGCGTCCCACTACTTATCAAAAATTCTTCTAATTTTCTATAAGATGTATTCAAATTGAGATAAACAAGTATATTGTTATAAAAGATGATCAGCTTTTTCCAGTACAGATTCAGATGCAATAATCACCTGTTGATCAAGGTCAAGAGCCGATGCGTAAAAGCTCCAAGAATAACTCTCACGTTTTCTATGCTGCATAAAAGTGTTGTACAGGGCAAAATCCTTATAGTTTAAGATCGGCAGGTAAGAAAAACCGGTCATAAAAAGTGGTACGTTTATCGATAATTTTCAATAGTTAtatcaagtattttttttttgatatcctGTATCCGGATATCCTCGAAAAAGATAACCGTACACCGGAGTTGAGCCGGGAGCTCGCCGAAAGCATCCAGGAAGACCGCTTTTTCACTTCATTTTAATCAACAGTGGTCGGAACTCGAACCTAGGTAGCAGAACTCACAGCCGTGAACCTTTTATCACCAGGTCACAAGCGCCCGATTATATCAAtagtatttgtatatataagtgCATTCTTAGCTTTCATTTTGTTTAGTTTTCTGATTACGAGACATGTCTATGTCATCAAAAATGTGAGTTCTTACTTAACTTTTCTGAATACGAGACTCCGACTTTGGTAGGAGTTAATGTGTTATACAAAGAGTTTCTAGAAAATCAATTGGTTTTGTAATTTGTTAGACGTATAAGTTCGAACGCTATTAAAAAATTCTAAGCTcgtttatattaaatgattatGTTCTTTTTGTCAACAACTCACCACAACATTAAAGTGTGGGGTTTGTGTAGACGATTAGATTAGCTGTTTCAGGCTAAGTATACCATATCACAAAAGAATAATTAAGAGTGCATGTTTAGTCATTTTCTAAGTTTCTTTACACCTAGAAAAAAAACTATGCATTTATAGCTAaggtttaatatgttttattaaaaagtgtgaaaattctaaaatatagattttttttagaaacgAAGGGAGTATAtctaataaattataaaaaaattctctatattttaaaattcattttatttattttaacaattatagaaaaacatttataaacatAGACATAAAAATGTGTGGACATAAAAATGTGCATATGTATCCGTAAACATGAAAGGTAGAGACATGGACTGGTAAAGGAAAAGCATGGATG is part of the Brassica rapa cultivar Chiifu-401-42 chromosome A09, CAAS_Brap_v3.01, whole genome shotgun sequence genome and harbors:
- the LOC103838028 gene encoding S-type anion channel SLAH1, with translation MESLEIPRQEVHIKINDSLSTTKERNTDLPHAKPIVLMSVLSSLHAGYFRISLSLCSQALLWKIMIAPHSLSMSHLQSSLPSMAFHLLWYLALATQLSLCVLYALKCFFFFDLVKEEFSHYIGVNYLYAPSISWLILLQSAPVMEPQSVLYQTLFSVFALPVLALDTKLYGQWFTTEKRFLSMMANPASQVSVIANLVAARGAAEIGWMECALCLFSLGMVHYLVIFVTLYQRLPGGKNFPTKLRPVFFLFFAAPAMGSLAWNSICGTFDPLAKMLFFLSLFIFMSLVCRPNLFKKAMKRFNVAWWAYSFPITFLALDSVQYAQDVKDQVASGMMLIFSSISVLIFLGMMVLTAANSNRLLRRDPVLGSAASPKDKQKSSRLGTGTC